One genomic segment of Catalinimonas alkaloidigena includes these proteins:
- a CDS encoding PAS domain-containing protein: MDKGRLNEIFNDTSEAVVIFDKQGSIIYFNSTASRLFQYTSAEAEGKSIFDLIEQDIHQNLRNFLSHKPGFSSQTLEQKAFIIRQDEQLLPASFLLSSITHEKGDIYMMVIEALAASEDALSLNYKLLADNVPHIVSLYNAQLQCLYVNPAVRQLYGYRQAEYIGVGGFVALVADEDKARILQEIEQDTKERVALKTYTYCAYQSNGELVQVQNIVKRTFDTQGNLNRLIAYEKGAEYEPPISSPAPELSSQAALLLLDAQGKINYISPATTSLLDIDMYQGKNFIDMLHPSDQQRLRYAREETILNGIVSLQYQCRVKQDNSFVPMRVMLDKFYNAQGQQTHTTVRLYRLG, from the coding sequence ATGGATAAAGGCAGACTTAATGAAATATTCAATGATACCTCAGAAGCAGTTGTCATCTTTGACAAGCAAGGGAGTATCATTTATTTTAATTCTACTGCCAGTCGTTTGTTTCAGTACACTTCAGCAGAAGCCGAAGGCAAAAGTATATTTGATCTGATAGAGCAAGACATTCATCAAAATTTGCGAAACTTCCTCTCGCATAAACCTGGTTTTTCATCCCAGACTTTAGAACAAAAAGCTTTCATCATCAGGCAGGATGAACAACTGTTGCCGGCCAGCTTTCTGCTTAGTTCAATAACACACGAAAAAGGTGATATCTACATGATGGTGATTGAAGCCCTGGCCGCTAGCGAAGATGCATTAAGCCTCAACTATAAACTATTGGCGGACAATGTTCCTCATATAGTTTCGCTCTACAATGCCCAACTACAATGTTTATACGTTAACCCCGCAGTACGCCAACTCTATGGCTATCGTCAGGCTGAGTATATCGGCGTGGGCGGATTTGTGGCACTTGTAGCTGATGAAGATAAAGCGCGTATCCTACAGGAAATAGAGCAGGATACCAAGGAACGCGTTGCTTTAAAAACTTACACATATTGCGCCTACCAGAGTAATGGCGAACTCGTGCAGGTCCAGAATATTGTAAAAAGAACTTTTGACACACAGGGAAACCTAAACCGCCTGATTGCTTATGAAAAAGGGGCTGAATATGAGCCTCCTATTTCCTCTCCTGCTCCAGAGCTTTCAAGCCAGGCAGCACTTCTGTTGTTAGATGCTCAAGGCAAGATCAATTATATCAGCCCTGCTACTACTTCCTTACTTGATATTGATATGTATCAGGGCAAGAATTTTATTGACATGCTACATCCGTCAGACCAGCAGCGTTTGCGTTATGCCCGAGAAGAGACAATACTAAACGGAATCGTTAGTTTGCAATATCAGTGCAGAGTTAAGCAGGATAACAGCTTTGTGCCTATGCGGGTCATGCTGGATAAGTTTTACAATGCGCAAGGGCAACAAACCCACACTACTGTCAGACTCTACCGCTTGGGATGA
- a CDS encoding response regulator: MNQEKLYHLFEKSSDAIVIFDTSYDIQYANPSALQLLSYEKNDIRHQPFSRLFSTAFQAELDAFVTSSQKCLHGLQKQIHENHEASISITADVDIQRISRLQKAPAVYLATLYPKHNTSPTHPLKYTEQNIQAETRQLLHLLKDETNVPLGTLSTLVDRLLSMHPRTDQLPILQSMRHSGQRLQKAIEHILLYDDLIHGRMQPDPQPFSVKEIIEAMENTFNTYAKTQGLALRSEIDRALPQFLKGDVRLIRKSLTILFEALAEACTESNSTISLSITHDEIDEHTEKLSFVFETVLDKNPLDKTALGLGIVNHIASLIGTNWYIDKHASKQKRLYFTIPLAIPEGMQTNESKEVPPPSDQLQEYSSLHGLRMLFVEDVVTNHFLMEGLCSLWQIHLDTALNGREALDKLHHHNYDVVLMDLKMPVMNGYLASQIIRQAGSLFDASVPIIALSGSVSDETLDQIKAYGMNDYILKPIDPDLLYQKLISYAST; this comes from the coding sequence ATGAATCAAGAAAAACTTTATCATCTTTTTGAAAAATCTTCAGATGCTATCGTCATTTTTGATACTTCCTATGACATACAGTATGCTAACCCTTCTGCCCTACAATTACTCTCATACGAAAAGAACGACATCAGACATCAGCCTTTCTCCAGGCTATTTTCAACAGCATTTCAGGCTGAACTTGATGCCTTTGTCACTTCTTCTCAAAAATGCTTACATGGATTACAAAAACAAATCCACGAAAACCATGAAGCTTCTATATCTATAACTGCGGATGTGGACATTCAACGGATTTCTCGCCTACAAAAAGCCCCGGCTGTGTATTTGGCTACGCTTTACCCTAAGCATAATACATCTCCAACTCATCCTCTAAAGTATACTGAACAAAATATACAAGCCGAAACACGGCAGTTGCTACACTTACTAAAGGATGAGACTAATGTACCCCTCGGTACACTTTCCACCTTAGTAGACCGGCTCTTGAGTATGCACCCAAGGACTGACCAATTGCCTATCTTACAAAGTATGCGGCATTCTGGCCAGCGGTTACAAAAAGCAATTGAACATATACTACTCTATGACGACCTTATACATGGACGTATGCAACCAGATCCTCAGCCATTTAGTGTTAAGGAGATAATAGAGGCCATGGAAAATACATTTAATACTTATGCAAAAACCCAGGGCTTAGCTTTGAGATCTGAGATAGACAGAGCGCTTCCACAATTTTTAAAAGGAGACGTACGCCTGATTAGAAAGTCGCTGACAATATTATTTGAGGCTCTGGCAGAAGCCTGTACTGAAAGCAATAGTACCATCAGTCTATCCATCACACATGATGAAATAGATGAGCATACTGAAAAACTTAGCTTTGTGTTTGAGACGGTGCTTGATAAAAATCCATTGGATAAAACTGCTTTGGGCCTTGGCATTGTAAATCACATCGCCTCTCTTATCGGGACGAATTGGTACATTGATAAACATGCTTCAAAACAAAAAAGGCTGTACTTTACTATTCCTCTTGCAATTCCTGAAGGTATGCAGACTAACGAAAGCAAAGAAGTACCGCCGCCTTCAGACCAGCTTCAGGAGTATTCTTCCCTTCATGGGCTTAGAATGCTGTTTGTAGAAGATGTGGTTACTAATCATTTTCTAATGGAAGGCTTATGCTCTCTTTGGCAGATACATCTTGATACTGCACTCAATGGGCGCGAAGCACTGGACAAACTGCATCATCACAACTACGACGTAGTACTGATGGACCTCAAAATGCCGGTTATGAATGGATATTTAGCTTCCCAGATTATCCGCCAGGCAGGCTCGTTATTTGATGCCTCAGTACCCATCATTGCACTTTCGGGTTCTGTCTCTGATGAGACTTTGGATCAAATTAAGGCATATGGAATGAATGATTACATCCTTAAACCCATTGACCCCGATCTGCTCTATCAAAAACTCATCAGTTATGCTTCAACATAG
- the pyrE gene encoding orotate phosphoribosyltransferase: protein MNHISDGRDASVAEVIAKMFLDIGVVKLNADEPFQWSSGWKSPIYCDGRISLSYPQVRSYIKEELAELVRKRFSEAEAIAGVATAGIPQGVLLADVLDLPFLYVRTKPKGHGMENIVEGEVIKGQKVVVVEDLVSTGGSSLKATAALDLSGLEVLGLISVFTYGFDTAREHFADAGIPFVSMSNYDVLIKEAVEQNLISATDLSSLQEWRKAPHLWKQDA, encoded by the coding sequence ATGAATCATATATCAGATGGAAGAGATGCATCGGTGGCGGAAGTGATCGCGAAAATGTTTCTTGATATTGGTGTCGTCAAGCTAAATGCGGATGAACCTTTTCAGTGGAGCTCGGGCTGGAAATCACCTATTTATTGCGATGGGCGTATATCGTTATCTTATCCGCAGGTAAGAAGTTATATCAAAGAAGAATTGGCAGAACTGGTTCGTAAGCGTTTTTCTGAAGCTGAAGCCATAGCAGGAGTTGCTACTGCTGGTATTCCACAAGGAGTATTGCTCGCAGATGTATTAGACCTGCCCTTCTTATATGTTCGCACTAAGCCCAAGGGGCATGGCATGGAAAATATAGTAGAAGGAGAAGTTATTAAAGGTCAGAAGGTAGTGGTGGTTGAAGATCTGGTTTCTACAGGAGGGAGTTCTTTAAAGGCTACTGCGGCGCTAGACCTTTCGGGTTTGGAAGTGTTGGGACTTATTTCAGTCTTCACCTATGGTTTTGATACGGCACGAGAACATTTTGCCGATGCAGGGATTCCCTTTGTCTCTATGAGTAATTATGATGTGCTGATCAAAGAAGCAGTAGAACAAAACCTGATTTCAGCTACAGATCTTTCTTCATTACAGGAATGGAGAAAGGCACCTCATCTTTGGAAACAAGATGCCTGA
- a CDS encoding universal stress protein, whose protein sequence is MKSILVPTDFSQQAQFALDLAHGIAKKTSATVKLLNVVEAPHGTSFNAMGEVTAPDGMDSMFFAQLLKRMKEQLTELVKNPKYGDIKLDGEVEIGNPYESIARTISDQEVDLVVMGTQGSSGIEEVLIGSNTEKVVRRSYCPVLTVKEGVEPDSIKNIVFATNLRDDDDKLVSELTKLQKLFDATLHIVCINTPSSFETDRYYKKEMKAFVEKHKLGNYTLNVYNDDVEEDGIVFFAEDIDADMIALATHGRRGISHLLSGSIAEDVVNHAKRPVWTFSLAKK, encoded by the coding sequence ATGAAAAGCATTCTTGTCCCTACTGATTTTTCTCAACAAGCCCAGTTTGCACTGGATCTTGCTCATGGTATAGCAAAAAAAACTTCCGCTACTGTAAAATTACTGAACGTGGTGGAAGCTCCTCATGGCACATCTTTTAATGCGATGGGAGAAGTAACTGCTCCTGATGGGATGGACTCTATGTTCTTTGCCCAATTGCTTAAGCGAATGAAGGAGCAGCTTACCGAGCTGGTAAAGAACCCCAAATATGGAGACATCAAGCTTGATGGAGAGGTAGAAATCGGCAACCCTTATGAAAGCATCGCCAGAACTATCTCTGATCAGGAAGTTGACCTTGTAGTAATGGGGACTCAGGGTAGCAGCGGCATTGAAGAGGTGTTGATAGGCTCTAACACTGAAAAAGTGGTTCGACGCTCATATTGCCCCGTGCTTACTGTCAAGGAGGGCGTTGAGCCTGATTCCATCAAGAACATAGTGTTTGCTACCAACTTGAGAGATGACGACGACAAACTTGTTTCGGAGCTTACGAAACTTCAGAAACTATTTGATGCCACCCTGCACATTGTTTGTATCAATACGCCCAGCTCATTTGAGACAGACCGTTATTATAAAAAGGAGATGAAGGCTTTTGTAGAAAAGCATAAGTTGGGAAATTATACCTTAAATGTATATAATGATGATGTGGAAGAGGATGGTATCGTATTCTTCGCTGAAGATATAGATGCCGATATGATTGCGTTAGCCACTCATGGCCGCCGGGGCATCAGTCACCTCCTCAGTGGCAGTATTGCTGAAGATGTAGTCAACCATGCTAAACGCCCGGTGTGGACGTTTAGCCTGGCAAAAAAATAA
- a CDS encoding 1,4-dihydroxy-2-naphthoate polyprenyltransferase gives MKKLQVWILAARPRTLPLALASIGMGAFLAAYADHFDWQIFALSVLTTIFLQILSNFANDYGDSIHGADSIEREGPSRAVQSGYIRPQAMKKAIILFGVLSFISGILLLLIALPGNKLLLLFFLLLGVAAIFAAITYTSGSKPYGYAGLGDISVLTFFGLVGVLGSYYLYAQQLPWDYLLPALSCGLFSTAVLNVNNIRDIRTDKLAGKRSIPVRLGRSRAVAYHWALLSSGFLCSLLYVWLNFESWTQLLFLITLPLLTKNGLAVQYKKTAPELDPYLKQMAITTLIYVLSFGIGHLLI, from the coding sequence ATGAAAAAACTTCAGGTCTGGATACTGGCAGCACGCCCCCGTACTTTACCTTTGGCACTGGCCAGCATAGGGATGGGCGCTTTTCTGGCTGCCTATGCTGATCATTTTGACTGGCAGATATTTGCCCTCAGTGTACTGACTACTATATTCCTACAAATCCTCTCCAACTTTGCCAATGATTATGGCGACTCTATTCACGGTGCAGACAGTATTGAGCGTGAGGGGCCTTCGCGTGCAGTTCAATCAGGCTATATCAGGCCGCAGGCTATGAAGAAAGCTATCATCCTCTTTGGGGTACTTTCTTTTATCAGCGGCATATTACTTTTACTCATTGCCCTTCCTGGCAATAAGTTACTGTTATTATTTTTTCTCTTGCTGGGAGTAGCCGCTATTTTTGCCGCTATCACCTATACCTCGGGGAGCAAACCTTATGGCTATGCCGGCCTGGGAGATATATCTGTCCTGACCTTTTTTGGCCTGGTAGGTGTGTTGGGATCTTATTATTTGTATGCTCAACAGCTTCCATGGGATTATCTACTGCCCGCGCTGAGTTGCGGACTGTTTTCTACTGCAGTGCTTAATGTAAATAATATTCGTGATATCCGTACAGACAAACTGGCCGGAAAACGCTCTATTCCGGTGCGCCTGGGGCGTAGCCGGGCGGTTGCATATCATTGGGCTCTACTGTCGTCGGGCTTTCTCTGCTCTCTCTTGTATGTATGGCTTAACTTTGAGTCCTGGACACAACTGCTTTTTCTTATCACTTTGCCTCTGCTTACTAAAAACGGCCTAGCAGTGCAGTATAAGAAAACGGCACCCGAATTGGATCCATACCTTAAGCAGATGGCGATCACTACCCTGATTTACGTGCTTAGCTTTGGTATCGGACATTTGCTTATCTGA
- a CDS encoding glutathione peroxidase, which translates to MRQLTDAPASFYDFSLNSIEGKAVNFSQFKGKKVLLVNVASKCGYTPQYKGLQELNEKYGDKVVILGFPANNFGGQEPGSNEEIATFCEANYGVTFPMFEKISVKGIDKHPLYRWLSDSSLNGWNDQEPSWNFCKYLVDEEGRLIKFFPSSVEPMSEELTKAIDA; encoded by the coding sequence ATGAGGCAACTTACTGATGCCCCGGCGTCTTTCTACGATTTCAGCTTGAACAGCATTGAAGGAAAAGCTGTCAACTTTTCTCAGTTCAAAGGGAAGAAGGTCTTATTAGTTAATGTAGCCTCCAAGTGTGGTTACACCCCACAGTATAAAGGTTTGCAGGAGCTGAATGAAAAGTACGGCGATAAAGTAGTTATTTTGGGTTTCCCCGCCAATAATTTTGGAGGACAGGAGCCCGGCAGCAATGAAGAGATCGCTACTTTTTGTGAAGCAAATTACGGAGTGACTTTCCCTATGTTTGAGAAAATATCTGTCAAAGGCATAGACAAACATCCACTCTACCGTTGGCTAAGTGATAGCAGCCTGAACGGCTGGAACGATCAGGAGCCCAGCTGGAATTTCTGCAAGTATCTGGTAGACGAAGAAGGCAGGTTGATAAAGTTTTTCCCCTCTTCAGTTGAGCCTATGTCAGAAGAATTGACCAAAGCCATAGACGCTTAG
- the argS gene encoding arginine--tRNA ligase has translation MDIEKLIVKNIVDAFHSLYQHTLNADEIKLQPTRKEFAGSHTFVVFPYARFSKKNPQATAEDIGQYLKGQSSVVKDFNVVKGFLNLEIEEQIWLNLLEEIAKTGLQEDKKYGFGALQDRKVVVEFSSPNTNKPLHLGHLRNNFLGDSVSRILEANGYQVKRVNLVNDRGIHICKSMLAYQRFGNGETPESSGIKGDHLVGKYYVEFDKAYKAEIEQLKSEGMKEEQAKKEASLMKAAQDMLQKWEQGDAEVTALWEKMNGWVYEGFDATYQSIGVHFDQIYHESETYLLGKNIVEEGLEKGIFYRKEDGSVWIDLSEDGLDEKLVLRADGTSVYITQDLGTADLRYEDYPFDNLAYVVGNEQDYHFKVLFLILKKLGRGYAEGLYHLSYGMVDLPSGKMKSREGTVVDADDLVAEMIETAKTHTEELGKIEGFTDEQAEALYRILGIGALKYFLLKVDPKKRMLFNPEESVQFQGNTAPFIQYTHARISAIVRKAQDMQLDLENTEALKANKAPHPAELEVIRILTDFPHKISLAADEYAPSVIAQYAYDLAKEYNRFYTEVSIFGEEDPELLLARVIFSKAVAETIKSAMSLLGIQVPERM, from the coding sequence ATGGATATAGAAAAGTTAATTGTTAAAAATATTGTTGATGCATTTCATAGTCTCTATCAGCATACTTTGAATGCGGATGAAATTAAGCTGCAACCTACCCGTAAGGAATTTGCCGGTTCTCATACCTTTGTGGTTTTTCCCTATGCTCGTTTTTCCAAAAAAAATCCACAGGCTACTGCCGAAGATATCGGGCAATACCTGAAGGGACAGAGCTCTGTTGTTAAAGACTTTAATGTAGTAAAAGGTTTTCTGAATCTGGAAATCGAAGAGCAAATCTGGTTGAATCTGCTGGAAGAGATTGCCAAAACAGGACTACAGGAAGATAAAAAATATGGATTCGGCGCTTTGCAGGATCGTAAAGTGGTAGTAGAATTTTCTTCTCCCAATACCAACAAACCGCTCCATCTTGGCCACCTCCGTAACAATTTTCTGGGAGATAGTGTGTCTCGCATACTGGAAGCCAATGGTTATCAGGTGAAGCGGGTAAATCTCGTCAATGACAGAGGTATTCATATTTGTAAATCTATGTTGGCCTATCAGCGCTTTGGTAATGGCGAAACGCCCGAATCTTCCGGTATCAAAGGCGACCACCTGGTAGGAAAGTATTATGTAGAGTTTGATAAGGCGTATAAGGCAGAAATTGAGCAGCTAAAGTCAGAAGGCATGAAAGAGGAGCAAGCCAAGAAAGAAGCGTCGCTCATGAAAGCCGCGCAAGACATGCTGCAGAAGTGGGAGCAGGGTGATGCTGAGGTGACCGCCCTCTGGGAAAAAATGAATGGCTGGGTATACGAAGGTTTTGACGCTACTTATCAATCCATCGGTGTGCACTTTGACCAGATTTATCATGAATCAGAAACTTACCTTCTCGGAAAAAACATAGTAGAAGAGGGGCTGGAAAAAGGCATTTTTTACCGCAAAGAGGATGGCTCAGTATGGATAGATCTTAGTGAAGATGGCCTGGACGAAAAGCTGGTACTCCGTGCCGACGGTACCTCAGTGTACATCACCCAGGATTTGGGTACTGCCGATCTGCGTTATGAGGATTATCCTTTTGATAACCTGGCATATGTGGTAGGGAATGAACAGGACTACCACTTCAAAGTACTTTTCCTTATTCTGAAAAAACTGGGGAGAGGTTATGCAGAGGGCCTATATCACCTTTCTTACGGTATGGTAGATCTTCCTTCAGGTAAGATGAAATCCCGCGAGGGCACAGTGGTAGACGCTGATGATCTGGTAGCTGAGATGATTGAGACTGCCAAAACCCATACTGAAGAGCTGGGTAAAATAGAAGGGTTTACGGATGAGCAGGCTGAAGCGCTGTACAGAATATTGGGTATTGGTGCACTGAAATACTTCCTGCTCAAAGTAGACCCTAAAAAGCGGATGCTGTTCAATCCGGAGGAATCTGTACAGTTTCAAGGTAACACGGCTCCTTTTATTCAATATACCCATGCCCGTATTTCAGCTATTGTCAGAAAGGCGCAGGATATGCAATTAGACCTGGAGAATACCGAAGCGCTTAAGGCCAATAAAGCCCCCCATCCGGCAGAGCTGGAAGTGATTCGTATACTCACAGATTTTCCTCATAAAATTTCACTGGCGGCTGATGAGTACGCTCCCTCGGTCATTGCGCAGTATGCTTATGATTTGGCCAAAGAATATAATCGCTTCTATACCGAGGTATCTATCTTTGGTGAGGAAGATCCTGAGCTGCTGCTTGCCCGGGTGATTTTCTCTAAGGCAGTCGCAGAAACAATCAAAAGTGCCATGAGTTTATTAGGCATTCAGGTCCCTGAACGTATGTAA